In one window of Nocardioides panacisoli DNA:
- a CDS encoding phosphoenolpyruvate carboxykinase (GTP), producing the protein MADVTKALDDAGLTNTHVREYVAHWAEVTGADRVEVVSAADDARLIDEALEAGELLPVGEGRYYSRSYHKDTARAEERTIVATNDESDRGVYNNWRPAEEMKPLLTGLMQGASAGKTMYVIPYLMAPKGSPLEKFAAGVELTDNRNVVLQMIRMARVGAEFVNDLGDSFVRAVHVTGDLENLGQGTEDDKRYFVTVADERTILHFGSSYGGNALLGKIAHGLRQGSYDGWKNGFLVEQFMLLGIVDKETGKKYHICGGFPSASGKTNLAMTLAPDALGDRYYVEFYGDDIAWLWVGDDGKLYGMNPEFGVFGVAKDTNEKTNPTAIDSIVPGTGSIFTNVAYNPETQEVWWEGKTKQKPTDEGWLDWKGEPIADRSPEDADLPWAHPNSRFTTTLDNVPNVAEDFEAPAGVPIDGIIFGGRTSDREPLIRAIDDIAEGVYDGLTLGAEATFAADGLEGVLRYDPMSMRPFMSYPEGAYAEHWLKVVGAATEKPQFAHVNWFQKDPEDGHFLWPGFRENLRALVWMMQYKNGEVKGVDTPVGVIPAKDELLLDGMDPQALADLDRILTIDITRWKQEMGFREEHLNHFHNLPDAIWDAHRRVSEAIDAAE; encoded by the coding sequence ATGGCCGACGTGACCAAGGCGCTCGATGACGCCGGGTTGACCAACACCCATGTTCGTGAGTACGTCGCACACTGGGCTGAGGTGACCGGCGCCGACCGCGTCGAGGTGGTCAGCGCGGCCGATGACGCACGACTGATCGACGAGGCCCTCGAGGCCGGGGAGCTGCTCCCCGTGGGTGAGGGGCGCTACTACTCGCGCTCCTACCACAAGGACACCGCCCGCGCCGAGGAGCGCACGATCGTCGCCACCAACGACGAGTCCGACCGCGGCGTCTACAACAACTGGCGTCCCGCCGAGGAGATGAAGCCGCTCCTCACCGGCCTGATGCAGGGAGCCTCGGCCGGCAAGACCATGTACGTCATCCCCTACCTGATGGCGCCCAAGGGATCCCCGCTGGAGAAGTTCGCCGCCGGCGTGGAGCTGACCGACAACCGCAACGTCGTACTGCAGATGATCCGCATGGCCCGCGTGGGTGCGGAGTTCGTCAACGACCTGGGTGACTCCTTCGTGCGCGCCGTCCACGTCACCGGAGACCTGGAGAACCTCGGCCAGGGCACCGAGGACGACAAGCGCTACTTCGTGACCGTGGCCGACGAGCGCACGATCCTGCACTTCGGCTCCTCCTACGGCGGCAACGCGCTGCTGGGCAAGATCGCCCACGGCCTGCGCCAGGGCTCCTACGACGGCTGGAAGAACGGCTTCCTGGTCGAGCAGTTCATGCTGCTGGGCATCGTGGACAAGGAGACCGGCAAGAAGTACCACATCTGCGGTGGCTTCCCGAGCGCCTCGGGCAAGACCAACCTCGCGATGACGCTGGCCCCCGACGCCCTCGGCGACCGTTACTACGTCGAGTTCTACGGCGACGACATCGCGTGGCTGTGGGTCGGCGACGACGGCAAGCTCTACGGGATGAACCCCGAGTTCGGCGTCTTCGGTGTCGCCAAGGACACCAACGAGAAGACCAACCCGACCGCGATCGACTCGATCGTCCCCGGGACCGGCTCGATCTTCACCAACGTCGCCTACAACCCGGAGACCCAGGAGGTCTGGTGGGAGGGCAAGACCAAGCAGAAGCCCACCGACGAGGGCTGGCTGGACTGGAAGGGCGAGCCGATCGCGGACCGGAGTCCCGAGGACGCCGACCTCCCGTGGGCCCACCCCAACAGCCGCTTCACCACCACGCTGGACAACGTGCCCAACGTCGCCGAGGACTTCGAGGCCCCGGCCGGCGTCCCGATCGACGGGATCATCTTCGGTGGCCGCACCAGCGACCGTGAGCCCCTGATCCGCGCCATCGACGACATCGCCGAGGGCGTCTACGACGGCCTCACGCTCGGCGCCGAGGCGACCTTCGCCGCCGACGGCCTCGAGGGCGTGCTGCGCTACGACCCGATGTCGATGCGCCCGTTCATGTCCTACCCCGAGGGCGCGTACGCCGAGCACTGGCTGAAGGTGGTCGGCGCGGCGACGGAGAAGCCGCAGTTCGCCCACGTCAACTGGTTCCAGAAGGACCCCGAGGACGGGCACTTCCTGTGGCCGGGCTTCCGGGAGAACCTGCGTGCGCTGGTGTGGATGATGCAGTACAAGAACGGCGAGGTGAAGGGCGTCGACACCCCCGTCGGCGTCATCCCGGCCAAGGACGAGCTGCTCCTGGACGGCATGGACCCGCAGGCGCTGGCCGACCTGGACCGGATCCTCACCATCGACATCACCCGCTGGAAGCAGGAGATGGGCTTCCGCGAGGAGCACCTCAACCACTTCCACAACCTGCCCGACGCGATCTGGGACGCCCACCGCCGGGTGTCCGAGGCCATCGACGCCGCGGAGTAG
- a CDS encoding ABC transporter ATP-binding protein: MPTPAPDAIEETAVTEAATDPVLAVEGLQKTYRGKGRDVEAIRDLTFSVDRGGFVCIVGPSGAGKTTLLRCIGGLLAPTDGTVTLDGTTVDGPPADMAVVFQEYGRSLFPWLTVAQNVELPLKEKGLSKDRRRTLVEESLDAVGLADFAAAHPYQLSGGMQQRVAIARAVAYEPKVLMMDEPFAAVDAQTRAELEDLVRSLWSRLGITVLFVTHDIDESVYIAERVIVLSGSPTVVLGEVHVDLPAERDQLATRSSTRFGELRSEVYGLVQDAKRGVRPDAS; encoded by the coding sequence GTGCCGACCCCCGCCCCTGACGCGATCGAGGAGACCGCCGTGACCGAGGCCGCCACCGACCCGGTGCTCGCCGTCGAAGGACTGCAGAAGACCTACCGCGGGAAGGGCCGCGACGTGGAGGCCATCCGCGACCTCACCTTCTCCGTGGACCGAGGGGGGTTCGTCTGCATCGTCGGCCCTTCCGGTGCCGGCAAGACCACCCTGCTGCGCTGCATCGGCGGCCTGCTCGCACCGACCGACGGCACCGTCACGTTGGACGGCACCACCGTCGACGGCCCGCCCGCCGACATGGCGGTGGTCTTCCAGGAGTACGGCCGCAGTCTCTTCCCGTGGCTGACGGTCGCGCAGAACGTCGAGCTGCCGCTGAAGGAGAAGGGCCTGTCCAAGGACCGCCGGCGCACGCTGGTCGAGGAGTCCCTCGACGCGGTCGGCCTGGCCGACTTCGCCGCGGCGCACCCCTACCAGCTCTCCGGCGGCATGCAGCAGCGCGTCGCGATCGCCCGGGCGGTCGCCTACGAGCCGAAGGTGCTGATGATGGACGAGCCGTTCGCGGCCGTCGACGCCCAGACCCGCGCCGAGCTGGAGGACCTGGTCCGGTCCCTGTGGTCGCGGCTGGGCATCACCGTCCTCTTCGTCACCCACGACATCGACGAGTCGGTCTACATCGCCGAGCGGGTCATCGTGCTCTCCGGCAGCCCGACGGTCGTGCTCGGTGAGGTGCACGTCGACCTGCCGGCCGAGCGCGACCAGCTCGCGACCCGGTCCTCGACCCGGTTCGGCGAGCTGCGCTCGGAGGTCTACGGGCTGGTCCAGGACGCCAAGCGCGGAGTCCGCCCCGACGCGTCGTGA
- a CDS encoding ABC transporter permease, translating into MTALSRAAQVLALPVLLVLAWWFATANSTSFYWPPLSEILGSVHGTWFEGRLTTDVLPSLGRLLAGYAVAVVLGVGLGVLAGSSRTFRAIAEPPLEFLRAIPPPVLVPILILLAGVGDQMKILVIATGCLWPILLNTIEGVRAVDPVLRDAAAAYRLSLPTRVRTVILRGASPQIAAGCRQALSIGLILMVISEMFAATNGLGFTTIQFQRSFAIPEMWSGIILLGVIGVLLALVFRLVEGWLLGWYHALRAAERKG; encoded by the coding sequence ATGACCGCCCTCAGCCGCGCCGCCCAGGTCCTCGCGCTGCCGGTGCTCCTCGTGCTGGCGTGGTGGTTCGCCACCGCCAACAGCACCAGCTTCTACTGGCCGCCGCTGAGCGAGATCCTCGGCTCGGTCCACGGCACCTGGTTCGAGGGCCGGCTGACCACCGACGTGCTGCCGAGCCTGGGCCGACTGCTCGCCGGGTACGCCGTCGCGGTGGTCCTCGGTGTCGGGCTCGGCGTGCTCGCCGGGTCCTCGCGCACCTTCCGCGCGATCGCCGAGCCGCCGCTGGAGTTCCTGCGCGCCATCCCGCCGCCGGTGCTGGTGCCCATCCTGATCCTGCTCGCCGGCGTCGGTGACCAGATGAAGATCCTGGTCATCGCCACCGGGTGCCTGTGGCCCATCCTGCTCAACACCATCGAGGGCGTCCGCGCCGTCGACCCCGTGCTGCGCGACGCCGCGGCGGCGTACCGCCTCTCCCTGCCCACGCGGGTGCGGACGGTCATCCTGCGCGGTGCCAGCCCGCAGATCGCCGCGGGGTGCCGCCAGGCGCTCTCCATCGGCCTGATCCTGATGGTGATCAGCGAGATGTTCGCCGCCACCAACGGCCTGGGCTTCACCACCATCCAGTTCCAACGCAGCTTCGCCATCCCGGAGATGTGGAGCGGGATCATCCTGCTCGGCGTCATCGGGGTGCTCCTCGCCCTGGTGTTCCGGCTGGTCGAGGGCTGGCTGCTGGGCTGGTACCACGCGCTGCGCGCTGCCGAGAGGAAGGGCTGA
- a CDS encoding ABC transporter permease, translating into MGGSPAVLGGLGVLGFLAILEVVPRIGLVDARFFPPFSEMAVALGEQLGTAGFWTDLLATLRGWFLGLAIAAGAAVLIGIAIGSSTLLRTYTASTIEFLRPIPSVALIPLAVLLYGTGMEATLLLVVYASFWQMLVQVLYGAQDVDPVTRDTARSFRFSTWRRIRSVLWPTALPYVITGFRLAASVALVLEVSGELIIGSPGIGNRLAAAQTAGAVDTLYALVIVTGVLGVLVNLLARFTERRVLRWHPSQRQEATS; encoded by the coding sequence ATGGGGGGATCCCCCGCCGTCCTGGGTGGCCTGGGCGTGCTCGGGTTCCTCGCGATCCTCGAGGTCGTCCCGCGCATCGGCCTGGTCGACGCCCGGTTCTTCCCGCCCTTCAGCGAGATGGCGGTCGCCCTCGGTGAGCAGCTGGGCACCGCCGGCTTCTGGACCGACCTGCTCGCCACGCTGCGCGGCTGGTTCCTGGGCCTGGCGATCGCCGCCGGCGCCGCCGTCCTGATCGGCATCGCCATCGGGTCCAGCACGCTGTTGCGCACCTACACCGCGTCCACGATCGAGTTCCTGCGGCCGATCCCCTCGGTCGCGCTCATCCCGCTGGCCGTGCTGCTCTACGGCACCGGCATGGAGGCGACCCTGCTGCTGGTGGTCTACGCCAGCTTCTGGCAGATGCTGGTCCAGGTGCTCTACGGCGCCCAGGACGTCGACCCGGTCACCCGCGACACCGCGCGGTCGTTCCGCTTCAGCACCTGGCGGCGCATCCGGTCGGTGCTGTGGCCGACCGCGCTGCCCTACGTCATCACCGGCTTCCGGCTCGCCGCCTCGGTCGCGCTGGTGCTGGAGGTCTCCGGCGAGCTCATCATCGGCAGTCCCGGCATCGGCAACCGCCTCGCGGCCGCCCAGACCGCCGGTGCCGTCGACACCCTCTACGCCCTCGTCATCGTCACCGGCGTCCTCGGCGTGCTGGTCAACCTGCTCGCCCGGTTCACCGAGCGCCGCGTCCTGCGGTGGCACCCCTCCCAACGACAGGAGGCCACCTCATGA
- a CDS encoding ABC transporter substrate-binding protein, with translation MTRWGWTLRASAAAVIAAAALAGCGAGGGGGEVQQNEAGLDEVSVGVIPILDVAPIYLGQEQGFFEDQEIELELETGQGGAAIVPGVESGQFQFGFSNNTSLLLAKEQGLDVQIVAAGNSSNGEVGSDFGAVVVPKGSDIKEPADLAGARVAVNTLNNIGSTTINKVVRDDGGDPTAIDYVELGFPDMPAAVAQGQVDAAWVVEPFVSIATGQGATPIMSNFAETDPELMVASYFTSGATAEANPELVERFTTAMNESLEYAEENPNEVRRIVQSYTELDAATAEQVALPAWPTEINTDSLDLLADLAVEDGAMEEKPDIEAMLP, from the coding sequence ATGACTCGATGGGGATGGACGCTGCGGGCGTCCGCAGCCGCCGTGATCGCTGCCGCCGCGCTGGCCGGGTGCGGCGCCGGCGGCGGTGGCGGGGAGGTCCAGCAGAACGAGGCCGGCCTGGACGAGGTGTCGGTGGGCGTGATCCCGATCCTCGATGTCGCCCCCATCTATCTCGGGCAGGAGCAGGGCTTCTTCGAGGACCAGGAGATCGAGCTGGAGCTCGAGACCGGACAGGGCGGCGCCGCCATCGTGCCCGGCGTCGAGTCCGGACAGTTCCAGTTCGGCTTCTCCAACAACACCTCCCTGCTGCTGGCCAAGGAGCAGGGCCTCGACGTGCAGATCGTCGCCGCCGGCAACAGCTCCAACGGTGAGGTCGGCTCCGACTTCGGCGCCGTCGTGGTGCCGAAGGGCAGCGACATCAAGGAGCCGGCCGACCTCGCCGGCGCCCGCGTCGCGGTCAACACGCTCAACAACATCGGCAGCACCACGATCAACAAGGTGGTCCGCGACGACGGCGGCGACCCGACCGCCATCGACTACGTCGAGCTCGGCTTCCCCGACATGCCCGCTGCCGTCGCGCAGGGCCAGGTCGACGCCGCGTGGGTGGTCGAGCCGTTCGTCTCCATCGCGACCGGTCAGGGTGCGACGCCGATCATGTCCAACTTCGCCGAGACCGACCCCGAGCTGATGGTGGCCAGCTACTTCACCTCGGGCGCGACCGCCGAGGCCAACCCGGAGCTCGTGGAGCGCTTCACGACCGCCATGAACGAGTCCCTCGAGTACGCCGAGGAGAACCCCAACGAGGTGCGTCGCATCGTGCAGAGCTACACCGAGCTCGACGCGGCGACCGCGGAGCAGGTCGCGCTGCCCGCGTGGCCCACCGAGATCAACACCGACTCGCTGGACCTGCTGGCCGACCTCGCCGTCGAGGACGGCGCCATGGAGGAGAAGCCCGACATCGAGGCGATGCTTCCGTGA
- a CDS encoding IclR family transcriptional regulator, translating to MSGRNVEAVGSVASTRSVTARALSILAAFDTRHRALTLSELARRADLPVATTHRLLGELAAWGAVKRRDSGDYVIGRRLWSVGLLAPVETGLRELASPFLHDLYGATRATVHLAVRDGTQALYLDRLAGHASVPVISEIGVRLPLSTTGVGKVLLAHAPPEVRTEVLAHLRRHTPYTITQPGLLQRQLDRVLEEDIATTTEEMTLGACSIAVPIRRGTEVVASLGVVVPNLQQQAQLASAMQVSARSIGRALSPLSVNGNPT from the coding sequence GTGAGCGGAAGGAACGTCGAGGCCGTGGGATCGGTCGCGTCGACCCGCAGCGTGACCGCGCGAGCGCTGTCGATCCTCGCCGCCTTCGACACCCGCCACCGCGCGCTCACGCTGAGCGAACTGGCCCGCCGGGCGGACCTCCCGGTGGCCACGACGCACCGCCTGCTCGGGGAGCTGGCGGCGTGGGGCGCGGTGAAGCGGCGCGACTCCGGGGACTACGTGATCGGGCGCCGGCTGTGGAGCGTCGGCCTGCTCGCCCCCGTGGAGACGGGACTGCGCGAGCTCGCCTCCCCGTTCCTGCACGACCTCTACGGCGCGACCCGCGCCACGGTGCACCTCGCCGTCCGCGACGGCACCCAGGCGCTCTACCTCGACCGGCTCGCCGGCCACGCCTCCGTGCCCGTCATCAGCGAGATCGGGGTGCGGCTGCCGCTGTCCACCACCGGCGTCGGCAAGGTGCTGCTCGCCCACGCACCGCCGGAGGTGCGCACCGAGGTGCTCGCCCACCTGCGCCGGCACACGCCGTACACCATCACCCAGCCCGGGCTCCTGCAGCGGCAGCTGGACCGGGTACTGGAGGAGGACATCGCCACGACGACCGAGGAGATGACCCTCGGTGCGTGCTCGATCGCGGTGCCGATCCGTCGCGGCACCGAGGTCGTCGCCTCCCTGGGCGTGGTGGTGCCGAACCTGCAGCAGCAGGCCCAGTTGGCCTCGGCGATGCAGGTCTCGGCGCGCAGCATCGGCCGCGCCCTGTCGCCGCTTTCGGTGAACGGAAACCCCACCTAG
- a CDS encoding 4-hydroxybenzoate 3-monooxygenase, translated as MVRVRTQVAIIGAGPAGMLLSHLLSLEGIESVVLETRSEEYVASRIRAGILEQSTVDLLRDLGLADRLEREGEEHHGIHLQWPHERRHLDFAELIGRSVWLYGQTEVQKDLVAARHRDGQEIHYEVSGTTLHDVETDHPWVEYVDAAGRPCRLDADVIAGCDGSFGPSRATVPDGVRRRWERSYPFSWLGVLADVAPSTDELIYARHPDGFALHSMRSREVSRFYLQVPNETDLADWPEDRIWEALATRLGHDRDGWTLATGPITEKSVLPMRSFVMSPMRHGRLFLAGDAAHIVPPTGAKGLNLAVADVALLAPALAALLGKNDATLADAYSATAQRRVWRCTHFSWWMTTMLHTDGDPFNHQLQVSQLDWITSSRAGAAGLAENYAGLPIGF; from the coding sequence ATGGTGCGGGTGAGGACACAGGTAGCCATCATCGGCGCCGGACCCGCCGGCATGCTTCTCTCCCACCTGCTCTCCCTGGAGGGCATCGAGTCGGTGGTGCTCGAGACCCGCTCGGAGGAGTACGTCGCCTCCCGCATCCGCGCCGGCATCCTGGAGCAGTCCACGGTCGACCTGCTGCGCGACCTCGGCCTCGCCGACCGGCTGGAGCGCGAGGGCGAGGAGCACCACGGCATCCACCTCCAGTGGCCCCACGAGCGGCGCCACCTCGACTTCGCCGAGCTGATCGGCCGCTCCGTGTGGCTCTACGGCCAGACCGAGGTGCAGAAGGACCTCGTCGCCGCCCGCCACCGCGACGGCCAGGAGATCCACTACGAGGTCAGCGGCACCACGCTGCACGACGTCGAGACCGACCACCCGTGGGTGGAGTACGTCGACGCCGCCGGCCGGCCCTGCCGGCTCGACGCCGACGTGATCGCCGGCTGCGACGGCTCCTTCGGCCCGTCCCGCGCGACGGTGCCGGACGGCGTACGCCGCCGGTGGGAGCGGTCCTACCCGTTCTCGTGGCTCGGCGTGCTCGCCGACGTCGCCCCCTCGACCGACGAGCTGATCTACGCCCGCCATCCCGACGGCTTCGCCCTGCACTCGATGCGCTCGCGCGAGGTCAGCCGGTTCTACCTGCAGGTGCCCAACGAGACCGACCTGGCCGACTGGCCCGAGGACCGGATCTGGGAGGCGCTGGCGACCCGGCTGGGCCACGACCGCGACGGCTGGACCCTGGCCACCGGACCGATCACCGAGAAGAGCGTGCTGCCGATGCGGTCGTTCGTGATGAGCCCGATGCGCCACGGCCGCCTGTTCCTCGCCGGGGACGCGGCGCACATCGTGCCGCCCACCGGGGCGAAGGGGCTCAACCTGGCCGTGGCCGACGTCGCACTCCTCGCCCCCGCGCTCGCCGCGCTGCTGGGCAAGAACGACGCGACGCTGGCCGATGCCTACTCCGCGACCGCCCAGCGGCGGGTGTGGCGCTGCACCCACTTCTCCTGGTGGATGACCACGATGCTGCACACCGACGGGGACCCGTTCAACCACCAGCTCCAGGTCTCGCAGCTGGACTGGATCACCTCCAGTCGCGCCGGCGCCGCCGGCCTGGCGGAGAACTACGCCGGGCTCCCCATCGGTTTCTGA
- a CDS encoding carboxymuconolactone decarboxylase family protein: MPRIDPLDRADLPEHEPTFASVERALGVLPNSTLTMARWPELMEAFARLNAVVMAERGVSGVLKQMVAAMVSSAAGCTYCQAHTSHVAEQRGADADKLAAMYEFETSPLFDEAERAALRVAHGAGCIPNAVTDEQMADLRRHFSDEQVVELVAVMANFGFLNRWNDTMATELEQSPFTWAREHLTGAGWEAGSHAPQD, from the coding sequence GTGCCCCGCATCGACCCCCTGGACCGTGCCGACCTCCCCGAGCACGAGCCGACGTTCGCCTCGGTCGAGCGGGCCCTGGGCGTGCTGCCCAACAGCACGCTGACCATGGCCCGCTGGCCCGAGCTGATGGAGGCCTTCGCCCGGCTCAACGCGGTGGTGATGGCCGAGCGCGGCGTCAGCGGCGTCCTGAAGCAGATGGTGGCGGCGATGGTGTCCTCCGCCGCCGGCTGCACCTACTGCCAGGCCCACACCTCCCACGTCGCCGAGCAGCGGGGGGCCGATGCGGACAAGCTCGCCGCGATGTACGAGTTCGAGACCAGTCCGCTCTTCGACGAGGCCGAGCGGGCCGCGCTCCGGGTGGCCCACGGTGCCGGCTGCATCCCCAACGCCGTGACCGACGAGCAGATGGCCGACCTGCGACGCCACTTCTCCGACGAGCAGGTGGTCGAGCTGGTCGCGGTCATGGCGAACTTCGGGTTCCTCAACCGCTGGAACGACACCATGGCGACCGAGCTCGAGCAGTCGCCCTTCACCTGGGCCCGCGAGCACCTCACCGGCGCCGGCTGGGAGGCCGGCTCCCACGCACCGCAGGACTGA
- a CDS encoding uracil-xanthine permease family protein: MSTTATPLRYGPDDRPPLRTAVPLGLQHVMVMMASNVTIPVILASAIGSSPEDTAFLVQMALLVAGIATLIQTVGIGPVGARLPIVQGTSFGFLVVAIPLAQEYGLAAVFGGALFAGAVQITFGAVFTRIRHLFPPLVAGVVVLVIGIGLIPTGILLFAGGAGSDDLGSLRNLGVATFVLVAILLIYRFGKGFVGAAAVLFGLALGYLLATTLGMVDWGRVADERWVAAPQPLEFGLEFPAAALIAMGAMAVATSIETVGDISALTKTGDGREPTPREMRGGLMGDGLGTAVAALFSALPNTSFSQNVGLVAFTGVMSRFVVTIGGCFLIICGFVPKLAVVIAVVPAPVIGGAAVVMFGMIISAGISLITTNPLTHNDLIIIAVSVVVGQGFALRPEVAAQLPDNLAALFTSGIVPAAVIAAGLYWMKPKHERDADRPVGAEGHG, encoded by the coding sequence ATGAGCACGACTGCCACCCCGCTGCGCTACGGGCCCGACGACCGCCCGCCGCTGCGCACCGCCGTCCCGCTGGGGCTCCAGCACGTGATGGTCATGATGGCCAGCAACGTGACCATCCCGGTGATCCTGGCCAGTGCGATCGGGTCCAGTCCCGAGGACACCGCGTTCCTGGTCCAGATGGCGCTGCTGGTGGCCGGCATCGCCACGCTGATCCAGACCGTCGGCATCGGTCCGGTCGGTGCGCGACTGCCGATCGTGCAGGGCACCAGCTTCGGCTTCCTCGTGGTGGCCATTCCGCTCGCCCAGGAGTACGGCCTGGCGGCCGTGTTCGGCGGTGCCCTCTTCGCCGGCGCAGTCCAGATCACCTTCGGTGCGGTCTTCACCAGGATCCGTCACCTCTTCCCGCCGCTCGTGGCCGGCGTGGTGGTACTGGTGATCGGCATCGGGCTGATCCCGACCGGCATCCTGCTCTTCGCCGGTGGGGCCGGCAGCGATGACCTCGGCTCGCTGCGCAACCTCGGCGTGGCGACCTTCGTGCTCGTCGCGATCCTGCTGATCTACCGCTTCGGCAAGGGCTTCGTCGGTGCCGCCGCCGTCCTCTTCGGCCTGGCGCTGGGCTACCTGCTGGCCACCACGCTCGGGATGGTCGACTGGGGTCGCGTCGCCGACGAGCGCTGGGTGGCCGCGCCGCAGCCGTTGGAGTTCGGACTGGAGTTCCCCGCCGCCGCGCTGATCGCCATGGGCGCCATGGCCGTCGCCACCTCCATCGAGACCGTCGGCGACATCTCGGCGCTGACCAAGACCGGCGACGGTCGCGAGCCCACGCCGCGCGAGATGCGGGGCGGCCTGATGGGTGACGGCCTCGGCACCGCGGTCGCGGCGCTGTTCAGCGCCCTGCCCAACACCTCGTTCTCCCAGAACGTCGGCCTGGTCGCGTTCACCGGCGTGATGAGCCGCTTCGTGGTCACCATCGGTGGCTGCTTCCTCATCATCTGCGGGTTCGTGCCCAAGCTGGCCGTGGTGATCGCCGTCGTCCCGGCGCCGGTCATCGGCGGTGCCGCGGTCGTGATGTTCGGCATGATCATCTCGGCCGGCATCAGCCTGATCACCACCAACCCGCTGACCCACAACGACCTGATCATCATCGCGGTCTCCGTCGTCGTCGGCCAGGGCTTCGCGCTGCGCCCCGAGGTCGCTGCCCAGCTGCCCGACAACCTCGCGGCGCTGTTCACCTCCGGCATCGTGCCGGCCGCGGTCATCGCCGCCGGCCTGTACTGGATGAAGCCCAAGCACGAGCGCGATGCCGACCGGCCCGTGGGCGCCGAGGGCCACGGCTGA
- a CDS encoding DUF309 domain-containing protein: MARERDRNAQGRAEQARPRDRLGRPLPYGVEGVEPISEEPLPPAETLAYARQLLDAGRPFAAHEALEVRWKSCPEEERPLWQGLAQVCVGLTHHERGNAVGAERLVERAAGQLEAYAATAAPAYGLDLAGLVDCARARLRGDAAPC; this comes from the coding sequence GTGGCGAGGGAACGCGACCGCAACGCGCAGGGCCGTGCCGAGCAGGCGAGGCCGCGCGACCGCCTCGGCCGCCCGCTGCCCTACGGGGTCGAGGGCGTCGAGCCGATCTCCGAGGAGCCCCTGCCGCCGGCGGAGACGCTCGCCTACGCCCGCCAGCTGCTCGACGCGGGGCGCCCGTTCGCCGCGCACGAGGCGCTCGAGGTCCGGTGGAAGTCCTGCCCGGAGGAGGAACGCCCCCTGTGGCAGGGGCTCGCCCAGGTGTGTGTGGGCCTGACCCACCACGAGCGCGGCAATGCCGTCGGGGCCGAGCGCCTCGTCGAACGTGCCGCCGGCCAGCTCGAGGCGTACGCCGCCACCGCGGCCCCGGCGTACGGGCTCGACCTCGCGGGCCTCGTCGACTGCGCCCGCGCCCGGCTGCGGGGCGACGCCGCGCCCTGCTGA